In Persicimonas caeni, a single window of DNA contains:
- a CDS encoding serine/threonine-protein kinase: MLEVGSKLVAGRFELVRQLGEGGMGVVYEAIDQRGGGRVALKTVHRLDGRSLYRFKREFRALEDIQHPNLVQLRELHREDDLWFFTMELVKGEDFRTYVARTPKATPIRYNTADLLTTLDSQTERLAFEATLDEPPGVMRTGFDEARLRGGMSQLVDALDALHRAGRVHRDVKPSNVLVTAQGRVVLLDFGLIAEFERIGFRPASRNGFSGTLRYMAPEQASDEEVGPAADLYAVGVMLYEILCGRPPFDGPAVKLMLKKRLGDYVPAVEASSGAPRDLLELCDALMRPDPESRPTAAEVLEVLSVGARSQRARLDAETTSDVFVGRQAELDALEGAWAAVRDEGAVSVIVEGEAGVGKSALVRRFVEQRSVDSEALLLLYGRCYERESVPYKGLDRVVDDLTRFLDGLGDEVEALLDEDIVALARIFPVLSQVRPIYARLNEGLSIRNPREIRRRGFAALKSLLARVAEQRPLMVVIDDLQWADADSLALLSELVDPPDAPRMLLLATRRPGHRSIELPGEVRQLSLSGLQRDEVEALMRSLDDGSVGDEHAWSADALTSETGGHPLFVQQLVQHMAGSTSAKGVGLEEVLWRRINEMPNQARLLIEIVAVAGVPLDVHVLSTALGVGLADGVEIARQAQTAMLLRIADESDEVTVEAYHDRVREAASRFMDPEERRFYHARLAHALEVTELADRRPHLMLRHLEGADEEQRAARFAVQAAEQAAEAMAFERAAELYRQALRIGDYAPSKARDLELELARALSNAGLGLEAAEIYLAAVESVPPDQRLVLERRAAEELMTNGDVERGMSLIDSVLEEICVPQTQSTFATICRVIWLRLVLLLVGLRPRRSEPDAQASQMRQRIDILATLGRRLALIDTLRGFEFQSRELRLALRYGTDHQLAAALATEATYQSSSGTTRGIERGEQVLVQARELAAELQDPWLDHYIAMQWGIICFFADRFRVAVDTLEEAVEWFASESPGDQYLVNSGRLFMMFALRHLGEIRKMSEHYEAYARDARHRNDRLVLTTIGTAANTYWLFAGDPAGATRQLDEADWVPPERSVHLQHWFEFVARAEIAIYEDRALEFWTENRKEIRRLARNPVIWAARATYGEHFWAAGRLHAAAVDGGADPQEHSRHLRRIVRKLAGEDSKMVQLWSRMLEAAAEAIAGDSKATIAALERTITHAEKIEMKICEMAARGRLAEILAQTGNDPVRQARLRAEVDAWMQAEGVGDPQRLLQLYMPGFGS, from the coding sequence TTGCTGGAAGTCGGATCCAAATTGGTAGCAGGTCGCTTCGAGCTGGTCCGACAGCTCGGAGAGGGCGGCATGGGCGTGGTCTACGAGGCCATCGATCAGCGCGGCGGCGGTCGCGTGGCGCTCAAGACCGTCCACCGGCTCGACGGACGCAGCCTGTATCGCTTTAAGCGTGAGTTTCGCGCGCTCGAGGATATCCAGCACCCGAACCTCGTGCAGCTTCGCGAGCTGCACCGCGAAGACGACCTCTGGTTCTTCACCATGGAGCTCGTCAAAGGCGAGGACTTTCGCACCTACGTCGCACGCACGCCGAAGGCGACGCCGATTCGCTACAACACCGCCGATCTGCTCACCACGCTCGACTCCCAGACCGAGCGACTCGCCTTCGAGGCCACGCTCGACGAGCCGCCGGGGGTCATGCGCACCGGCTTCGACGAGGCGCGCCTTCGCGGCGGCATGAGCCAGCTCGTCGACGCCCTCGACGCCTTGCACCGCGCCGGGCGCGTCCACCGCGACGTCAAACCGTCGAACGTGTTGGTGACCGCCCAGGGCAGAGTGGTGCTGCTCGACTTCGGCCTCATCGCCGAGTTCGAGCGCATCGGGTTTCGCCCCGCCTCGCGTAACGGCTTCAGCGGCACTTTGCGCTATATGGCGCCCGAGCAGGCCAGCGACGAAGAGGTCGGCCCGGCGGCCGATCTCTACGCCGTGGGTGTGATGCTCTACGAGATTCTGTGCGGCCGGCCGCCCTTCGATGGCCCGGCGGTCAAGCTCATGCTCAAGAAGCGCCTGGGCGACTACGTTCCGGCCGTCGAGGCGTCCTCTGGGGCGCCACGAGACCTGCTCGAGCTTTGCGACGCGCTCATGCGTCCCGACCCGGAGTCTCGGCCCACCGCGGCCGAGGTCCTCGAGGTTTTGTCCGTCGGAGCACGGTCGCAGCGGGCGCGGCTCGATGCCGAGACGACCAGTGACGTCTTCGTGGGACGCCAGGCCGAGCTCGACGCGCTCGAAGGGGCGTGGGCGGCGGTTCGCGACGAGGGCGCCGTCAGCGTCATCGTCGAGGGGGAGGCCGGGGTTGGAAAGAGCGCGCTCGTGCGCCGGTTCGTCGAGCAGCGCTCGGTCGACAGTGAGGCGCTCTTGTTGCTGTACGGTCGCTGTTACGAGCGCGAGTCGGTGCCCTACAAGGGCCTCGACCGGGTCGTCGACGACCTGACGCGCTTTCTCGACGGGCTGGGCGACGAGGTCGAGGCGCTGCTCGACGAAGATATCGTCGCGCTCGCACGCATCTTCCCGGTGCTCTCGCAGGTCCGCCCCATCTACGCGCGGCTCAATGAGGGGCTGTCCATCCGAAACCCCCGCGAGATTCGCCGCCGGGGCTTCGCCGCGCTCAAGTCGTTGCTGGCGAGGGTGGCCGAGCAGCGACCGCTGATGGTCGTCATCGACGACCTCCAGTGGGCCGACGCCGACAGCTTGGCGCTGTTGAGCGAGCTGGTCGATCCGCCCGACGCGCCCCGCATGTTGCTGTTGGCGACGCGCCGGCCGGGTCATCGCTCCATCGAGCTGCCCGGCGAGGTACGCCAGCTGAGCTTGTCGGGGCTCCAGCGCGACGAAGTCGAGGCGTTGATGCGCTCGCTCGACGACGGCTCCGTGGGTGACGAGCACGCCTGGAGCGCAGACGCGCTCACAAGCGAGACCGGCGGCCATCCGCTCTTCGTCCAGCAACTCGTCCAGCACATGGCCGGATCGACCTCCGCCAAGGGTGTGGGGCTCGAGGAGGTGCTGTGGCGGCGTATCAACGAGATGCCCAACCAGGCGCGCTTGCTCATCGAAATCGTCGCCGTGGCCGGTGTGCCCCTCGACGTGCACGTGTTGTCGACGGCGTTGGGCGTCGGGCTGGCCGACGGCGTCGAGATCGCCCGCCAGGCCCAGACGGCGATGTTGCTGCGCATCGCCGACGAGTCTGACGAGGTGACCGTCGAGGCTTACCACGACCGGGTCCGCGAGGCGGCATCGCGCTTTATGGACCCCGAAGAGCGCCGGTTCTATCACGCGCGGTTGGCCCACGCGCTCGAGGTGACCGAGCTCGCTGACCGCCGCCCGCACCTGATGCTGCGTCACCTCGAGGGGGCCGACGAGGAGCAGCGCGCGGCGCGCTTCGCTGTGCAGGCCGCCGAGCAAGCCGCCGAGGCGATGGCGTTCGAACGCGCCGCCGAGTTGTACCGTCAGGCGCTCCGCATCGGCGACTACGCCCCCTCGAAGGCGCGCGACCTCGAGCTGGAGCTCGCCCGCGCTTTGAGCAACGCCGGGCTGGGCCTCGAGGCCGCCGAGATCTACCTCGCCGCGGTCGAGTCGGTGCCCCCCGACCAGCGGCTGGTGCTCGAGCGGCGCGCCGCCGAAGAGCTGATGACCAACGGCGACGTCGAACGCGGCATGTCGCTCATCGACTCGGTGCTCGAGGAGATCTGCGTTCCCCAGACCCAGAGCACCTTCGCGACCATCTGCCGGGTGATCTGGCTGCGGCTCGTCTTGCTCCTGGTCGGCCTACGTCCTCGTCGCAGCGAACCCGACGCCCAGGCATCCCAGATGCGCCAACGCATCGATATTCTGGCCACGCTCGGCCGGCGCCTGGCGCTCATCGACACACTGCGCGGCTTCGAGTTCCAGAGCCGCGAGCTTCGCCTGGCGCTACGCTACGGAACCGACCACCAACTCGCCGCAGCCCTGGCCACCGAGGCGACCTACCAGTCGAGCTCGGGCACGACGCGCGGCATCGAGCGCGGCGAGCAGGTGCTCGTCCAGGCGCGCGAACTCGCCGCCGAGCTGCAGGACCCGTGGCTCGACCACTATATCGCCATGCAGTGGGGGATTATTTGCTTCTTCGCCGACCGCTTCCGCGTCGCCGTCGACACCCTCGAAGAGGCGGTCGAATGGTTCGCCAGCGAGTCGCCCGGCGATCAGTATCTGGTCAACTCGGGGCGTCTCTTCATGATGTTCGCGCTGCGTCATCTGGGGGAGATCCGCAAGATGAGCGAGCATTACGAGGCCTACGCTCGCGACGCTCGCCACCGTAACGACCGGCTGGTGCTGACCACCATCGGCACCGCGGCCAACACCTATTGGTTATTCGCGGGCGACCCCGCCGGCGCCACTCGCCAGCTCGACGAAGCCGACTGGGTGCCGCCCGAGCGCAGCGTTCATCTGCAGCATTGGTTCGAGTTCGTGGCCCGCGCCGAAATCGCCATCTACGAGGATCGCGCGCTCGAGTTTTGGACCGAGAACCGCAAGGAGATCCGTCGGCTGGCCCGCAACCCGGTCATCTGGGCGGCGCGCGCGACCTACGGCGAACACTTCTGGGCCGCCGGCCGCCTCCACGCCGCCGCGGTCGACGGCGGAGCCGACCCGCAAGAGCACAGCCGACACCTGCGCCGCATCGTGCGCAAGCTCGCCGGCGAGGACAGCAAGATGGTCCAACTGTGGTCGCGCATGCTCGAGGCCGCCGCCGAGGCGATCGCGGGCGACTCCAAGGCGACCATCGCCGCGCTCGAGCGCACCATCACCCACGCCGAAAAGATCGAGATGAAGATCTGCGAGATGGCCGCCCGCGGAAGGCTCGCCGAGATCCTCGCCCAAACCGGCAACGACCCGGTGCGCCAGGCCCGCCTGCGCGCCGAGGTCGACGCCTGGATGCAGGCCGAGGGCGTGGGCGACCCGCAGCGTTTGTTGCAGCTTTACATGCCCGGCTTCGGTTCCTGA